Proteins co-encoded in one Trichoplusia ni isolate ovarian cell line Hi5 chromosome 19, tn1, whole genome shotgun sequence genomic window:
- the LOC113503297 gene encoding uncharacterized protein LOC113503297, which translates to MNKFLPLVLLCYLCSATLIIIDASEANGTVLHRNRRYLAFMNTTRFFMKVNFKVNSVPWNQLFAQAVGFRMNWDDPPDSYRYPRIYRRDVYDHVETLLDRNGLVGFHCVRRAICEIQMIQNPNIYHKLLKMLFRKISSTTERWHNSSPEECYTSLSSCPLSLLAVSPYTDIS; encoded by the exons ATGAACAAGTTCCTGCCATTAGTGTTACTATGCTACTTATGTTCGGCTACACTCATCATTATCGATGCCAGCGAAGCTAATGGGACTGTCTTGCATAGAAACAGAAGATATCTAGCATTTATGAATACAACGAGATTCTTT atgaaagTAAATTTCAAAGTGAACTCAGTCCCCTGGAACCAGCTGTTCGCTCAAGCAGTAGGGTTCCGCATGAACTGGGACGATCCCCCGGACTCGTACCGATATCCACGGATCTACAGAAGGGATGTTTACGACCATGTCGAGACATTGCTGGACAG GAACGGGCTGGTCGGCTTCCACTGCGTACGGCGCGCCATCTGCGAAATCCAAATGATACAGAACCCGAACATCTACCACAAACTCCTTAAAATGCTGTTTAG AAAAATATCATCAACCACAGAACGCTGGCATAACTCGTCGCCTGAAGAATGCTATACGTCACTGTCATCATGTCCCTTGTCACTGCTGGCCGTATCACCTTACACCGACATTAGTTAA
- the LOC113503295 gene encoding uncharacterized protein LOC113503295 — MNLMIITIFLLIMSDSELLVAAEFKDRCSNVKTSLNGLRKRRHLTFPEGSAVVLTISLVKAFMVHAPSGWNISLEIDVIYPLPKPEEINALYRRKIHHRQKREFWQKLDSALESYNLNGRSCIYRSICEARTHLAPPGKSLVHDILRSLFSAPVHEEGFKDELNETYRELLEPNVCERIHDCPISLLQVILGLNKHH; from the exons ATGAATCTGATGATTATAACTATATTCCTTCTGATAATGAGTGACAGTGAGTTGTTAGTGGCGGCAGAGTTTAAAGACAGGTGTAGTAATGTGAAGACTTCTCTGAATGGTTTGAGAAAGAGGCGACATCTTACGTTTCCAGAAGGGTCCGCTGTTGTT TTGACGATATCCCTGGTCAAGGCTTTCATGGTCCACGCGCCGTCTGGCTGGAACATATCCTTGGAAATCGACGTCATATACCCATTACCGAAGCCAGAGGAAATAAACGCTTTGTATAGGAGGAAGATACACCATAGACAGAAGAGGGAATTTTGGCAGAAATTAGATTCGGCTTTGGAGAG TTACAACTTGAACGGTCGTTCCTGTATTTATCGAAGCATATGTGAGGCGCGAACACACTTGGCTCCACCGGGAAAGTCTCTGGTGCATGACATTTTGAGGAGTTTGTTCTC tGCCCCAGTTCACGAGGAAGGATTTAAAGACGAACTTAATGAAACTTATCGGGAGTTATTGGAACCAAATGTCTGCGAAAGAATTCACGATTGTCCTATTTCGCTGCTTCAAGTAATTTTAGgtttaaataaacatcattga
- the LOC113503291 gene encoding uncharacterized protein LOC113503291 has product MWLYQTILSLIVFLDHVTSDNSFISRSRDNGTALKVLSRKKRFLIFPDGSSVQLVFCTQNHGYLQLGNIVWFGNTAALAWELPTDPAVFDILKDGKRVFDGKRRSDILYYLDEDGRVVDKVQYKRKIIVNPAFAKRSVDAAEQKPFLTKEIITEMHNRQKNNSLLNYLDTTKLDFHRKERHKLYVKLEKVLQTLGWDGKECILRMLCETGQGRNDQGSFVEEIARAVFTLPKVPELVSKVHKQYDDAHGANGDCAELYPNCETAM; this is encoded by the exons ATGTGGTTGTACCAAACAATCCTGTCATTAATCGTATTCCTTGATCACGTGACATCAGATAACTCATTCATATCTAGATCGAGGGACAATGGGACCGCACTTAAGGTTTTATCTCGTAAAAAGAGATTTCTGATCTTTCCTGATGGCAGCTCCGTACAATTGG TATTCTGTACGCAAAACCACGGGTATCTACAACTGGGCAACATAGTTTGGTTTGGTAACACTGCGGCTTTAGCGTGGGAGTTGCCGACAGACCCCGCAGTATTCGACATTCTCAAAGATGGGAAGAGGGTATTCGATGGAAAGAGGAGGAGTGATATCTTGTACTACTTAGACGAAGATGGAAGGGTAGTGGACAAAGTTCAATACAAAag gAAAATAATAGTAAATCCAGCATTCGCTAAAAGAAGTGTAGATGCAGCTGAACAAAAACCGTTTCTTACGAAAGAAATCATAACGGAAATGCACAATAGGCAGAAAAATAATAGCctcttaaattatttagacACAACGAAGCTAGATTTCCATAGGAAAGAGAGACATAAACTTTATGTTAAACTCGAGAAGGTTTTGCAAAC GCTTGGTTGGGACGGTAAAGAGTGCATCCTGCGGATGCTGTGTGAGACAGGCCAAGGAAGAAATGATCAAGGATCGTTTGTTGAAGAAATTGCCAGGGCCGTATTTAC ATTACCCAAAGTCCCGGAGTTGGTGTCCAAAGTTCATAAGCAGTACGACGACGCCCACGGGGCCAATGGAGACTGTGCAGAACTGTACCCGAATTGTGAGACAGCTATGTGa